The window GTTCGGTCGCGCTCGTGGTCGCGCCCCTGGTGCACGCACACGGCACCGGGTATGTGCTTCCGGCGGTGCTGCTGACCGGGCTCATCCAGATCGTGTTCGGGGCGGCAGGGCTCGCCCGGCTCGTGCGGTACATTCCCCGATCGGTGATGATCGGCTTCGTCAATGCGCTCGGGGTGCTGATCTTCGTCGCACAGGCCAGTTCTCGTACGCCGACGACCCGGCGCGGGTCGTGATCGATCTGAGCGACTCGCACATCTGGGATGCCTCCAGCGTCGCCGCGCTCGACGCCATCCAGACGAAGTACGCGGCGCACGGCGCGACAGTGGAACTGATCGGCCTCAACGCGCACAGCCGGATGTTCCACGGACGGCTGACGGGATCTCTGGGGAGTCCGTCGTAATCACGCAGGAGCAGAGGAAGCTGATGTTGCGCCGCGCATAACCGGCTGCCGCCTCACCGCGTGCCCACCACTCTGACCGTGAGCACGTGCCGTTCGCGAACCTCGCCGTTCACCCGGGTGAGAGCGAGATCGACGACGGCGACACCGGTCTGAAGCGCATCGATCTGCAGCTCGCGCGGGTAGCTGCCCTGGCCCGGAGAGTCCCCGGCGGGCGGTACGCCGACCGTCCGCACCGCGACGGCTGCGGCATCCCGCGTCACCGTGACCAGCCAGCGATACCCCTGGCTGCCCGCGCCGGTGATCGGGGCGCGGAAGTGCTCCCCGATCACCAGATCGATCTCAGAGGGAAGAGCCAATGACGACTCCGTCGTGCCAGCCGGTGCCATCGCGCCAGAAGTGCTGCATCTTGCCATCATGCCGCCGCGCGACCACTTCGAGGTTGAATCCGAAGCTGCCCTGCACCAGCGCGAGCACCCGATCGATGCCGGTGCCGAACGTCGCGCTCGCCCGCCACACTCCCAGCGCATCGCGCCACCAGTGCTGCAGCACGCCCGACGCCAGTGCGACGACGAGCTCATAGTTGCCCGAGGCGAACTCATCGGTGCGCCCGTACTGCCCCTCGATCATGGCCGGTGCGGTACGGCATCCCGCAGCGAACGTCGTCGTCGCCGACCACGCCCAGCTCGTGCCGTCGGCGCGATGCCAGTGCTGCAACGTGCCGTCGGCGCGCAGGCAGACGAGCTCAAGGTCGCCCTTCGTCGTCTGGATGAGGCTAGGCCCCGCCTCGCGCACGTCGCTGCCGAACACTGGCCCGGCATGCCAGCCGGCACCGTCGCGCCACCAGTGCTGCAGCTGGCCGCTGGCAAGTCCGGTCACGACCTCGAAGTTCGCGCCGTAGCTGCTTTGCACGAATCCCGGCGTGCCCAGGGCATTGTTCGGCCCGAACGTCGCGCCGTCGTTCCACGTGCCGTGCGTCTGGTCGAACCACCAGTGCCGCAGCCGGCCGGCGCTCGACGCGTAGATCATCTCGAAGTTGCGGTTGTAGGCGGTGCCGGTCGCGGTCGGCTCCGAGCCGGCATCGCTTGCGAAACCGGATGCCGCGGCCCACGGCAGCGCACCGGTTCCGTTGTCGCGCCACCAGTGCGCGATGCCCCCTGACGGTGCGTGCACGAACAGCTCGAAGTTGTCGTGGTTCGCGCCGTCGCCGCTCTCGAACATGGCGCCGTTGTGGCTGAACCGCTTCGCCCACGGATCAGGGTTCGTGCCGCGCAGTCCGTACATCGCGTTGGTATCGATGCCGATCTGGCCGTATCCGATCCAGCCGTAGCCATGGTCGCCCCAGCTGTCCCCCCACGAGTTGCGGATGAGCCAGGCCTGCTTACGGTCGTCGTACCCGACGACGTCGACCACGTGCGTGCCGTTGGAGGTCTGGCCCGGCGCGGCCTTGTATACGGTCGTGATGTCGCTGTAGCCGTAGAAGTCGTCGTAGATGGTGATGGAACTCGCCACGGTTGGACCGATCTTCCAGATCCAGTCCTTCATGTCGTCGACATGGCTCAGCGTCGTATACGCCGGCGTCTTCACGGTGCGGCCGCTGCGATCGAAGGTTGTCGTCGCCGTGGTGTGCTGCGTCGATCCGGTGCCGCAGTTGCTCGGCGCCGGCACCCAGTACGCATCGTTGTGCGCGGCCGGGAACGGCCACGGGATGCAGCCGGGGTCGGCCTGCCCGTTGTCCTTCACCCAGTTCAGGGTGTTGCGGGCGTCACCGCACTGGCCGACCACCACGGTCAGCCCGCGCACCACATCGCCCTCTGATCGCGGCGCCCACGTGCAGTGCTCGATGCGCGTCATCGCCTCGATGATGCCGGTCGGGGCGAAGATCCAGCAGTGCTCCGACGCGAACTGGTCGCGGGTGCGGGTGAACGTCGGCCAGCCGTTGTGCGTGCGCCAGTCGACGGCCGAGGGGCGTGCCGGCGGCGCGGGTGCGGGCGGTGTCGGCGGTACCGGCGCGGGCTTGGGCGGCCGCAAGTCGGCGATCGCTGCCGGCGAGACGCTGATCGCGAGTTCGCGTGCGCTCGGCTGCTCGGCGATGAGCTTGCTCACATCGACGCGATGGGCGGGATTCGCGCGCGTGGGTGGCGGGCCGCCCAGCAGCCGGCGCACCAGCGGTCTGTCGTCGGGGATGGCAGGCAGCACCCGCCATCCCAGATCGTGCGCCGCGATCAGTGCGCGAACGTCACCGTATGTCTTCAGCCGAGGGCTCGGGGTCTGTGCGGACATGAGGTGCTCCAGAGGGTCCGATGCCGCGTGGCGGGCATCGCCCACTGGGAAGAGCCGCCGGCACGACAGCGTGATACCGCGGCTGCGGCATCCACCTCGCCGTCAGCGCAATGCGTGCCGCAGGTGCTCGGCCAGCTGCTCATAGACGCGGTTCACCACGACACCACGATGTCAGACCAGACGTGCGTGGCCACGGGCGTCGAAGCCACCTTCTGGGCGAGTGACGGGGGCTGCGAGCATCCCCGCCGCGGCGTCGATGAGGAAATAGCCGACCGCACGCCAGCTCCCTCGCGCGGTGCCGGAGTTGCTCTCTGCCTCGTACTCCGCGCACACCCCGAGGACGAGATATCCGAGAATGGCCGAGCGCCCGCGCATCGTCGCCGGCGAAATGCCCTCGACGGCCGTGGCCAGGGATGAGAAGTCCGTTCCCAGGTCGAGTTCGTCGGCTGACTCCTCGAGCACGGCGACGGCCGACGGCACCGAACGCAGCTGTGCGAGGAACTGCGCCCGCCAGCTCGGCCCGGGGATCGAGTCGAGCAGCTCCACGAGCGGCAGCAGTCGGCACCGGACGATGTCGTGCACGCTGGGATGGGGGCCGAGCTCGGCGAGAAGCTCTCGGCGCCGCGCGGCCACCACGTCGTTGTGCCGGAAGATCAGTGCGCGCAGCAGGTCGTCGCGGGTGCCGAAGTGGTAGGCGACGGCGGAGTGGTTGGCAGAGCCCGCGTGCTCGGCGATGCGGCGGGATGACACGGCGTCGATGCCGTTCTTGGCGAACAACTCTTCGGCGGCATCCAAGAGCGCCTCGCGTGCGCGATCGCTGTGCTGGCCCATCCCGCCTCCCGATGTTGTGGATTCACTGTGACATGCCATCTGCAGTTTCGCATTCTTACGTCACATGACTTAAATTGTACAGGTCCTCACGATCAGCGTCGATCTCCACCCGGCACCCCACACGTCAGGAGCACGCCCGTGACAAGTACCCCTCCGCTCTCTCGCAAAGAGGCCCGCGAGAGCGACGTCGCCACACCCGACGTGGCGTTCGAGAAGGAGGATGGGTTCGACTCGGATGCCGCGGCGAAAGCCGCCAAGCGTGCCAAAGCCGAGTCCATCGGCCGAATCGCGGCGATGTTCATCATGCCGCTGATCATGGTCGGCATGATGGTCACGGGGTACATGGGCACCATGCACTCGCCGACGGCGAACGACATGCCGGTCGTGGTGGCAGGTTCGTCGGCGTCTGCGGCAGACTCGTTCGTCGATGCGCTCAGTGACGCGATGCCCGACGCTCTGGATGTCGAGTCGGTCGACAGCGTCAGCGACGCTCGTGATCGCGTCTTCAACCGCGAAGCCGTCGCTGCCGTCGTGATCCAGGGTGACACCGCGACGCTGTACACCGCCTCCGGTGCCGGAATGACCCAGGCCACGAAAGTCACGTCGCTGGTCGAGCCCACGATTCTCGCACAGGGGCTGACTCTCACCACGAAAGACGTGGCGCCACTGCCCGACAACGACGCGTCGGGTCTGGGCGCCATGTTCCTGACGACAGCACTCGTGATGGCGGGCTACCTGCCGTTCAGCATGCTGCGCACGAACTCACCCGAGCTGCTGAAGTTCCGCCGCATCGTCCCGATTCTGGCCGGCTGGGCCGCCGCCATCGCCTCACTCGTTTGGGTCGTGACCGGCCCCATTCTCGGAGTGGTCTCCAGCGACCATTACCTCGCGGTCGTCGCCGTCGCCGGGCTGGGTGTGTTCGCGATAAGTTGCGTGCAGCTGTTCATCACCCGATTGTTGGGCTCGTTCGGCGTCATCGTGGGCATCTTCCTCTTGATGGTGCTGGGCATGCCCGCGTCCAACATGAGCATGTCGATGTACACGATGCCGGCCTTCTATCGGTTCCTGCACGGGTTCCTGGCGATGCCGGCCATCGGCGAGTCGATGAGATCGGTGCTGTACTTCGGCGGCACCAATCTCACCGGCCACCTTCTCGTGCTGGCGGTCGGCGCGGTCGCCGGCCTCACGGCCACGGCCATCTGGGACGCGACACGCGGCCGCCGGCACCCGGAGGGCGTGCCGATGGATGTCAACGTCGCCTCGCTGCACGGCGGCCGTCGACCGAAGAAGGCGTTCTGGCGTTACTTCTCCCTCGCGATCTTCCCGCTGACCATGGTCGCGATGATGCTCACCTGCATGCTCGGCGCCATGCACCAGCCGGCCCCGAGAGACATGCCGGTCGCCGTCGTGGGGGCCACCACCGAGCAGGCCGAGCAGACCATCGGCGGTCTCGAGAAGAACATGGGCGACATGTTCGAGTTCACGCCGTACACGACTGACGACACCGATGAGGTCCACGACCTCGTCGAGGGGCGCGACCTGGTCGCAGCCCTCGTGCTGCCGTCGCAGACCAGTCCCGAGTTCACGCTCGTGGCCAACCAGGCCGGCAGCCCCAGCGCCTACCAGATGGCGGTGCGGGTGTTCACCCAGGTCGCCGAGGGGCAGCAGATGTCGCTCCAGGTCGACGACATCGCACCGCTGCCCGACCGTGATAGCCAGGGCATCGTCACGATGTACCTTGCGATGGGCTGGATGCTCGCCGGATTCATGGTCGTCGTCGTCGGGGCGAACGCGGCGCCGGCCACGCGTCCGCTGCGCAAGATGCTGCCGATCACGGCGGTGTACTCGATGTTCATGGCGGCGGTGCTGTGGCTGATCGCCGCTCCCATCACCGGATCGGTCGACGGACATTTCTGGCAGTTGTGGGGCACCGGGGCCGTCGCCATCTTCTGCGTCGCGATGTTCGCGATGGTCTTCGAAAGACTGATCGGGATGCTGGCGATCATCCCCGTGGTCGGAACGCTGATGTTCCTGGGCGTTCCGTCTGCCAATGGACCGTTTTCGATGTACCTGGCCCCGGAGTGGTTCCGCACGCTGCACGACTTCCTGCCGATGCCGGCCGCGGTAGAGGCGGCACGGTCGATCCTCTACTTCGACTCCGACGTCCTCGCGCATCATCTGCAGGTGCTCGGCCTGTGGGGTCTGCTGTCCTTGGCGGTGGTGTTCATCATCGACGCGCTCAAATCGGTGCGCACCGAGCATGACTTCGGTGAGCTCGCCACCGGACCGAAAGCCGACGACGGACCCACCGCGGGCGAGGCAACGCCCGAGGTGGAGGGCGAGCCGGCGTTCGAGAACCAGTTCACCCTCGAGGACGAACTCGTGCTCGAGCAGGGAGCAGTCCAGCAGCGGGAGCCCGCCGGCGCCGGGTCGTGAACGCGAAGGCGTGCACAACCATCGGCCCTACTCGCGGGTGCACACGCCTTCGGCCCAGCCCTCGCCCGATCCCGCGCGATGCGCCGGTGGCGAGAGGGACGGTCATATCTTCAACGGCTGACGTCGTCGACAGGCTCTCCGGTTGGGTCGTCCTCGTTCAGTGAGAGCAGCTGCGGGCCGCCGGCGGGGTCGGGCGACCACTGGACGAGCTCCCAGCCGTGTTCGTCGCCCTCGAGCTCGACGACGGCGGTGTTGTGCAGCGGCGAATGCTGCAGCAGCTCGGGGTCGAGGCCGTGCACCCGCGCGGCGGACCACACGCGGATGGCCGCCCCGTGCGAGAACACCGCCACGCTCTCGCGCGAGAGCGTCGTCGCCCGCGCGATGCTGCGGTCGAATCGGGTGAAGAACGCGGTGCCGTCGGCGTCGGCCCCCGGCATCCGCACCGCCGTGTCGCCGCGCGCCCACGCGAAGGCCGTCGACACGTACGTGCGCACGGCGCTCCCGTCTTTGCGCATCTCGAGCTCGGCCGCCTCGATCTCCTGCAGCCCGTCGATCATGACCGGCCGCAGGCCGTGCTCGGCCGCCAGCGGAGCCGCGGTCTCGACGGTGCGGATCAGCGGCGACACCGCGACGGCATCCACGTCCCGATCACGCAGCGCCGCGGGGATCGCGGCCGCCTGCCGACGTCCCAGTGCGGTCAGTCCCGGACCGGGTGCGGCGGTGTCGAGCCGTCCCGCGACGTTCGAGAGGGTCTGGCCGTGGCGGATGAGGAAGAGACGCATGCCTCCATCCTCACCTACCCCGCTTTGCCGACCTTCCAGTAGCCGGTGAACGAGATGCGTGATTTCGGAACACCGGATGCCACGAGGTGGCGTCGGCTCTCGGCGACCAGGTGCTGCTCGCCGGCGAGGTAAGCGTGCACAGAATCGGCACGGTCGGGCACGTAGCCGCGCACTTCGTCGAGTGCGAGCACGCCGGGCCGCTCGTGCGGGTGGGTGCGGGCCAGCCAGCGCACCTGGATGCCAGCCGGAGCTTCGAGGTCCTGTTGATCCGCGGCATCCGGAACCTCGATGATCGCCACACCGCTTGTCTCAGGGGCGAGGTCGCGCAGGATGCCCGCGATCGCGGGCAGCGCTGATTCGTCGCCGACGAGCAAGACCGATTCGGTGTCGGCCATCGGATCGAAGCCGCGTCCCTGATCGATGAACACGACGCTCTCGCCGGGCTGTGCCCGCTGGGCCCAGGGGCCGGCGATCCCCGCGTCGCCGTGGGCGACGAAGTCGATGTCGAGTTCGCCTGCGTCGGGGCGGTGCGCGCGGATCGTGTAGTTGCGGAACGGCGGCCGTGTGCCTGACTTCGACGTCAGGTACTTCAGATAGCTGCCGAAGGTGAAGTGCTCGGGTACCGCGTCGAAATTGGTCTCACCGTCGCTGCGCGGCAGGAAGAGCCGGAACCAGTGGTCGTAACCGCGACGGGGAAGGCGAGCGAGGTCGTCGCCGCGCAGCGTGACACGCACCATGTGCGGCGTGATGCGCTCGGTGCGGGCGACCTCGGCCCGATACAGTCCGGTGATCTTGCGGCCGTCACTGAATCCCATGCCTCGCCCTTCGTCGCTGATTATGGTTAGGCTAACCTACATTTCCTTCCTCGTGCATCCCCGGAGACGGCGATGCTGTCATAGGCAAGGTTCTGCGCCCCGCCCTTCACAGCGCGCCCGATGCGGTAGAATAGAGGTTCGCTCGGCGCCATCAGCCGAGGCGGTCGGGGCGCACGGCGTGCTCGGTCCGAGGCTTGAAACCTCCGGCATCCTTCACCAGACACCGGAGGTTTTTTCATGCCTGCCCGCACGTCCCCGTCCACCCGCTGGTGGGCTCTCATCGTCCTCGCACTCACCCAGCTTGTCGTCGTGCTCGACGGCACCATCGTCAACATCGCCCTGCCGCAAGCGCAGGCCGACCTGGGCTTCTCTGACGGGCAGCGCCAGTGGGTCGTCACCGCCTACGCCCTGGCATTCGGCGCACTTCTTCTGCTCGGCGGACGCATCGCCGATTACTGGGGTCGAAAGCGCACCTACGTCGTCGGCATGATCGGCTTCGGTGCCGCATCCGCGTTCGGCGGCCTGGCCCAGAGCGGTGCCGAGCTCATCATCGCGCGCGGCCTGCAGGGGGCATTCGCGGCAATGCTGGCCCCGGCGGCGCTGGCGCTCTTGACCGTCACCTTTCCGTCGGGGCGCGACCGGAACGTCGCCTTCGCCGTGTTCGGCACAGTCGCCGGGGCCGGCGCCGCGGTGGGACTGGTGCTCGGGGGAGTGCTCACTGAATTCGCCGATTGGCGCTGGTGCTTGCTCGTGAACCTGTTCTTCGTCGTCGTCGGCCTCGTCGGGGCTGCGCTCTTCCTCAGCGAGAGCCGCGCCGGGGGTGAGAACCGGTATGACTGGCCGGGCGCCGTTGTGGTCACGCTGGGTCTGGGGAGCCTCGTCTACGGCTTCAGTCTCGCCGAGATCGGCTGGGGCAGCCCGTGGACGATCGGCTTCCTTGCCGCTGGGGTTCTGCTTCTGGTGCTGTTCGTGTGGATCGAGGCGACGGTCGCGCAGCCGCTGCTGCCGCTGCGGGTGGTCACCGACCGTGTGCGCGGCGGGGCTTTTCTCATTCAGGCCGTCGCCGGCAGTGTCATGATCGGCTCGACCCTGTATCTCACCTTCCACCTGCAGATAGTGCTGGGCATGCCGGCACTGTGGGCCGGAATCGCGAGCCTGCCGATTCCGCTGGCGACGATGGTCGCGGCGCCGTTCGCGACCCGGATGCTCTCGAAGATCGGGCCCCGCCCGTTGCTGATCGGCGGCCCGCTCATCGTGGCCGCATCGCTGCTGTATCTCTCGCGGATCACGGCCGACGGCGCGTACGCGGTCGAGGTATTGCCTGCTCTGATCGTGATGGGCGTCGGGATGGGGTTCATCTTCGTGCCGCTGCAGAACCTCGCCCTCTACGGGGTCGCGCCACACGACGCGGGTGCCGCGTCGGCGACGGCGAACTCGGCGATGCAGATCGGTGGGTCGATCGGGCTGTCGGTGTTCACGGCGATCTACGCTGCCGCCCTCGGCGGTATGGAGCATGCGGTGGGGGATGCCGCCCAGCTGGCGTCCGCCTATGGCGCGACCTTCGTCGCCGCCGCGATCGGTATGGTGCTGGCCGCCGTCATCGCCCTGGTGCTGGTGCGCGGCACCAAGGCCCAGGTGATCTCCTCAGAGAAGGATGTGCTCGTGCACGTCGAGTGAGCCGTCAGCTCCGGTCGAGGAACCCCCACATCCGCGCGCGCAGGTCGAAGACCCAATCGGCCTGCGCGATCAGCGGATAACCGATGATCATCGTGAACGGCGGATCGCCGGCGCGGGCCAGCCCCGCCAACGGCGCCGTGGCCGCCGTCGTCGCCGAGAACCGGCGCTCGCCGATGTGCGCCGGTGCCATGCGCAGTTCGGCCGTCTCGCCCTGATGCCCGTACGCGTCGGTGCCGGTGCCGGTGGCTCCGGTCGGCGCGAACACTCGTGGATGGGCCGCCGCGAGATCGGCATCGACCACGGTGGTCGAGGCCCCAGTGTCCCAGATGGCCAGAGCTGCGGCATCCTCCCACTCCACCTCGACCAGCGAATGCCCGCGCGACGACATCGTCAGCGGCCGCCAGCGGTCGATCGCGGCCTGCTCGTCGAGTTGCAGCACCTGTGCGGACAGCCGCACGCCGACGCGATGCCCGCGCAGCACATCCAAGCCCAGGATCCCCGCAGGAGCGTCGTCGTCGGAGACGTCGACCACGAGATCGTGGATCTCGATCGTCCCCAGAGTGATCGTGGGCACCCGCGCGTGCCTCGTGTGGGCGGCCGCGCCGAACACCCCGTGCGAACCCGGATCCGCGGCGTCGACGGCCCACGCGTCGGTGCGTTCGCTGCGACGGATGCTGCTGCGCGAGGCGCCGGTGTCGAGCAGAAACTCCTCAGCCACGCCGCCGACCGACGCCGTCACGAACAACAGCGCCGAGCCCGGGTCGTCGCCGACCCGGATCGAAAGCGGAACGGATGCCACGTGGCCACCATAGGACGGCCGCGTCGCGCGCGACAGTGGGTGGTGGGTAGGCTGAGAAATGCAGGGGGTGGGATGCGCGCAACGCTCAAGGACGTCGCGGCGCGGGCAGGCGTGTCGGCGAAGACCGTCTCGAACGTGATCAACGGCAGCGCGATAGTTCGGCCCGAGACGCGTGCACGCGTCGACGCCGCCTTGGCGGATCTCGACTATGTTCCGAACCTGAGTGCCCGCGGCCTGCGCAACGGGCGCTCCGGAGTCATCGCCCTCGCACTTCCCGATCTGGCCACTCCGTATTCGGCCGAGATGGCGCACGCGTTCGTTGAGGCGGCCCACGAGCGTGGCTGGGGCGTGCAGATCGAAGAGACCGGGGGCAAGCCCGAGCGCGAGACGACGCTGCTCTCTCGCGCGCGCGCGCGAATGGTGGATGGGCTTGTTCTCAACCCGACCGTTGCCGACGAATTCGCGCTCCCCGACGACCCGGCCCAGACTCCGGCGGCGGTGCTGATCGGTGAGGTGGAGCAGAGCCGGCTCGACCAGATCTGCGTGGACCCTGACCGGGCCGCGTACGACATGGCCACGCTGTTGATCTCGTCGGGTCATCGCCGTATCGCCGTCGTCGGCACAGCCGTGCAGACGAACACCTTCACTTCGCTGTTGCGTACGCGCGGGTATCGTCGGGCGCTGACCGCCGCCGGTATTCTCCTCGACGATCGACTCGAGATCGGCTGTGACGATTGGACGCCGCGGGGCGGTGCGGCGGCTGTGTCGGCGTTCCTGGACCGCGAGCCGCTTCCCGAAGCGTTCTTCTGCTTCACCGACACGCTGGCGATCGGCGTGCTCAGCGAACTGTGGCGACGCGGCATCCGCGTGCCTGGCGAGGTGTCGGTGGCCGGATTCGACGACGTTGCGCACGGCGAGTTCGCGGCGCCGCCCCTGACGACGGTGTCGTTCGACAAGCGTGTGTTCGCCGATGACGCTCTCGACGTTCTGGCTGCGCGCATCGCCGACCGCAGCGGTCCCACGCACGTCGTGACGGTGCCGCATCGGATTGTGGAACGCGACAGCACACGGCCGCGCTGACGGATCAGGCGACCGCAGACCGAAGCGAGGCCGCGGGGCCTTGCGACCATTGACCGTCACGCTTTCATTCGCTAGTTCAACGATGTAATAATGGCGAGATCGCGCCGACGGCGCGGCATCCTCACATCCAGAACAAGGAGTCTCATGACCCGCGCCACCGTCACTCTCGACCGCGACTTCACCGTGGGGCCCGTCCCCCGTCGCCTGTTCGGCTCGTTCGTCGAGCACATGGGCCGCTGCGTCTACACCGGCATCTACGAGCCCGGGCACCCTGCCGGCGACGAGAACGGCTATCGACAGGACGTGCTCGACCTCACCGCCGAGATGGGCGTGAGCATCGTGCGCTACCCCGGTGGAAATTTCGTCTCGGGGTACAACTGGGAAGAGGGCGTCGGGCCCGTCGCTGATCGTCCCCGCCGCCTCGACGGCGCATGGCACACCATTGAGTCCAACGCGTTCGGCCTGCACGAGTTCGTCGGGTGGGCCCGAAAGGCCGACGTCGAAATCATGGAGGCGGTCAACCTCGGCACCCGCGGAGTGGATGCCGCTCGCGCGCTGGTCGAGTATGCGAATCACCCCGGCGGAACCGCGCTCAGCGACCTGCGTCGGAGTAACGGCGCCGAGGAACCGTTCAACATCAAGCTGTGGTGCCTGGGCAACGAGATGGACGGCCCGTGGCAGATCGGCCACAAGACCGCCGACGAGTACGGCCGGCTCGCGCAGGAGGCAGGCAAGGCCATGCGCCTGGTCGACCCGTCGATCGAACTTGTCGTCTGCGGCAGCTCGAGCAGCGGTATGCCGACGTTCGGGGAGTGGGAGCGGATAGTGCTCGACCACACCTACGACGTCGCCGACTACATTTCGTTGCACGCCTACTACGAGGAGAAAGATGGGGATGCCGCGAGCTTCCTTGCCTCGGCGGTGGACATGGACCACTTCATCGAGTCGGTCATCGCCACTGCCGACGCGGTGCGCGCACAGCGAAAGGCGACCAAGCGCATCAACCTGTCGTTCGACGAATGGAACGTCTGGTACCAGACCGCGCGCGACGGCGACGACATGCCCGCCACGATCGAAGCGCGTGGCATCTGGCAGGAACACCCGCGCATCATCGAGGACGAATACAACGTGACCGATGCCGTCGTGGTCGGCACGCTGCTGAACTCGTTGCTGCGCCACGGCGATCGGGTGGCGATCGCCAACCAAGCCCAGTTGGTGAACGTGATAGCCCCGATTCGCAGCGAAGAGGGCGGCCCGGCCTGGCGGCAGAGCATCTTCTGGCCGTTCGCGCGCATGGCGCAGTTTGCGCAGGGCGAGATCCTGAATGCGCGCATCCGATCGGATCAGTACGCGACGCAGCGCTTCGGCGATGTCGACGTCGTCGACACGAGCGCGACATGGGATGCCGCCACCGGCCGCGTGGCATTGTTCGTGGCGAACCGCGGACTGGACGACG is drawn from Microbacterium protaetiae and contains these coding sequences:
- a CDS encoding C1 family peptidase produces the protein MSAQTPSPRLKTYGDVRALIAAHDLGWRVLPAIPDDRPLVRRLLGGPPPTRANPAHRVDVSKLIAEQPSARELAISVSPAAIADLRPPKPAPVPPTPPAPAPPARPSAVDWRTHNGWPTFTRTRDQFASEHCWIFAPTGIIEAMTRIEHCTWAPRSEGDVVRGLTVVVGQCGDARNTLNWVKDNGQADPGCIPWPFPAAHNDAYWVPAPSNCGTGSTQHTTATTTFDRSGRTVKTPAYTTLSHVDDMKDWIWKIGPTVASSITIYDDFYGYSDITTVYKAAPGQTSNGTHVVDVVGYDDRKQAWLIRNSWGDSWGDHGYGWIGYGQIGIDTNAMYGLRGTNPDPWAKRFSHNGAMFESGDGANHDNFELFVHAPSGGIAHWWRDNGTGALPWAAASGFASDAGSEPTATGTAYNRNFEMIYASSAGRLRHWWFDQTHGTWNDGATFGPNNALGTPGFVQSSYGANFEVVTGLASGQLQHWWRDGAGWHAGPVFGSDVREAGPSLIQTTKGDLELVCLRADGTLQHWHRADGTSWAWSATTTFAAGCRTAPAMIEGQYGRTDEFASGNYELVVALASGVLQHWWRDALGVWRASATFGTGIDRVLALVQGSFGFNLEVVARRHDGKMQHFWRDGTGWHDGVVIGSSL
- a CDS encoding TetR/AcrR family transcriptional regulator produces the protein MGQHSDRAREALLDAAEELFAKNGIDAVSSRRIAEHAGSANHSAVAYHFGTRDDLLRALIFRHNDVVAARRRELLAELGPHPSVHDIVRCRLLPLVELLDSIPGPSWRAQFLAQLRSVPSAVAVLEESADELDLGTDFSSLATAVEGISPATMRGRSAILGYLVLGVCAEYEAESNSGTARGSWRAVGYFLIDAAAGMLAAPVTRPEGGFDARGHARLV
- a CDS encoding ABC transporter permease; amino-acid sequence: MTSTPPLSRKEARESDVATPDVAFEKEDGFDSDAAAKAAKRAKAESIGRIAAMFIMPLIMVGMMVTGYMGTMHSPTANDMPVVVAGSSASAADSFVDALSDAMPDALDVESVDSVSDARDRVFNREAVAAVVIQGDTATLYTASGAGMTQATKVTSLVEPTILAQGLTLTTKDVAPLPDNDASGLGAMFLTTALVMAGYLPFSMLRTNSPELLKFRRIVPILAGWAAAIASLVWVVTGPILGVVSSDHYLAVVAVAGLGVFAISCVQLFITRLLGSFGVIVGIFLLMVLGMPASNMSMSMYTMPAFYRFLHGFLAMPAIGESMRSVLYFGGTNLTGHLLVLAVGAVAGLTATAIWDATRGRRHPEGVPMDVNVASLHGGRRPKKAFWRYFSLAIFPLTMVAMMLTCMLGAMHQPAPRDMPVAVVGATTEQAEQTIGGLEKNMGDMFEFTPYTTDDTDEVHDLVEGRDLVAALVLPSQTSPEFTLVANQAGSPSAYQMAVRVFTQVAEGQQMSLQVDDIAPLPDRDSQGIVTMYLAMGWMLAGFMVVVVGANAAPATRPLRKMLPITAVYSMFMAAVLWLIAAPITGSVDGHFWQLWGTGAVAIFCVAMFAMVFERLIGMLAIIPVVGTLMFLGVPSANGPFSMYLAPEWFRTLHDFLPMPAAVEAARSILYFDSDVLAHHLQVLGLWGLLSLAVVFIIDALKSVRTEHDFGELATGPKADDGPTAGEATPEVEGEPAFENQFTLEDELVLEQGAVQQREPAGAGS
- a CDS encoding histidine phosphatase family protein, giving the protein MRLFLIRHGQTLSNVAGRLDTAAPGPGLTALGRRQAAAIPAALRDRDVDAVAVSPLIRTVETAAPLAAEHGLRPVMIDGLQEIEAAELEMRKDGSAVRTYVSTAFAWARGDTAVRMPGADADGTAFFTRFDRSIARATTLSRESVAVFSHGAAIRVWSAARVHGLDPELLQHSPLHNTAVVELEGDEHGWELVQWSPDPAGGPQLLSLNEDDPTGEPVDDVSR
- a CDS encoding siderophore-interacting protein, yielding MGFSDGRKITGLYRAEVARTERITPHMVRVTLRGDDLARLPRRGYDHWFRLFLPRSDGETNFDAVPEHFTFGSYLKYLTSKSGTRPPFRNYTIRAHRPDAGELDIDFVAHGDAGIAGPWAQRAQPGESVVFIDQGRGFDPMADTESVLLVGDESALPAIAGILRDLAPETSGVAIIEVPDAADQQDLEAPAGIQVRWLARTHPHERPGVLALDEVRGYVPDRADSVHAYLAGEQHLVAESRRHLVASGVPKSRISFTGYWKVGKAG
- a CDS encoding MFS transporter: MPARTSPSTRWWALIVLALTQLVVVLDGTIVNIALPQAQADLGFSDGQRQWVVTAYALAFGALLLLGGRIADYWGRKRTYVVGMIGFGAASAFGGLAQSGAELIIARGLQGAFAAMLAPAALALLTVTFPSGRDRNVAFAVFGTVAGAGAAVGLVLGGVLTEFADWRWCLLVNLFFVVVGLVGAALFLSESRAGGENRYDWPGAVVVTLGLGSLVYGFSLAEIGWGSPWTIGFLAAGVLLLVLFVWIEATVAQPLLPLRVVTDRVRGGAFLIQAVAGSVMIGSTLYLTFHLQIVLGMPALWAGIASLPIPLATMVAAPFATRMLSKIGPRPLLIGGPLIVAASLLYLSRITADGAYAVEVLPALIVMGVGMGFIFVPLQNLALYGVAPHDAGAASATANSAMQIGGSIGLSVFTAIYAAALGGMEHAVGDAAQLASAYGATFVAAAIGMVLAAVIALVLVRGTKAQVISSEKDVLVHVE
- a CDS encoding aspartyl protease family protein, producing MASVPLSIRVGDDPGSALLFVTASVGGVAEEFLLDTGASRSSIRRSERTDAWAVDAADPGSHGVFGAAAHTRHARVPTITLGTIEIHDLVVDVSDDDAPAGILGLDVLRGHRVGVRLSAQVLQLDEQAAIDRWRPLTMSSRGHSLVEVEWEDAAALAIWDTGASTTVVDADLAAAHPRVFAPTGATGTGTDAYGHQGETAELRMAPAHIGERRFSATTAATAPLAGLARAGDPPFTMIIGYPLIAQADWVFDLRARMWGFLDRS